A genome region from Bradyrhizobium sp. WSM1417 includes the following:
- the leuS gene encoding leucine--tRNA ligase — MTSERYNARDAEPRWQAAWDQQAIFVSKNDDPRPKYYVLEMFPYPSGRIHIGHVRNYTLGDVLARFMRAKGFNVLHPMGWDAFGLPAENAAIERKVAPKAWTYDNIAAMKKQLRSIGLSLDWSREIATCDPSYYKHQQKLFLDFLREGLAEREKRKVNWDPVDMTVLANEQVIDGKGWRSGAVVEQREMNQWVFKITKYSQELLSALDTLDRWPDKVRLMQRNWIGRSEGLLIRFALDAATTPAGESELKIFTTRPDTLFGAKFMAISADHPLAQAAAAKNPALAEFIGEIKKIGTAQEVIDTAEKQGFDTGIRAVHPFDPSWKLPVYVANFVLMEYGTGAIFGCPAHDQRDLDFVNKYALGNTPVVCPEGQDPKTFVITDTAYDGDGRMINSRFLDGMTIDQAKDDVAKRLETELRGNAPVGERQVNFRLRDWGISRQRYWGCPIPVIHCPKCDVVPVPDSELPVVLPEDVSFDKPGNALDHHPTWKHVTCPQCGGKAQRETDTMDTFVDSSWYFARFTDPWNENAPTTPEVANRMLPVDQYIGGVEHAILHLLYSRFFTRAMKATGHIALDEPFAGMFTQGMVVHETYQKADGTYVQPVEVKVETGANGRRATLLTSGEDIQIGPIEKMSKSKKNTVDPDDIIETYGADVARWFMLSDSPPERDVIWSDERVQGASRFVQRLWRLVSDSVEAGKAAPAARPASFGPDATALRKAAHGALDKVTTGIERLHFNVCLAHIREFTNSFAEVLQRPGQPAPDLAWAIREASQILVQLFSPMMPHLAEECWQVLGHSGLVSEVNWPQIERDLLVEDSVTLVVQVNGKKRGEVTVATAAENPEIEAAVLALDAVKLALDGKPVRKVIIVPKRIVNVVG; from the coding sequence TCGTCTCCAAGAACGACGATCCGCGGCCGAAATATTATGTGCTGGAGATGTTCCCCTACCCGTCGGGGCGCATCCATATCGGCCATGTCCGCAATTACACGCTCGGCGACGTGCTGGCCCGCTTCATGCGCGCCAAGGGTTTCAACGTGCTGCACCCGATGGGCTGGGACGCTTTCGGCCTGCCGGCCGAGAACGCCGCGATCGAGCGCAAGGTGGCGCCGAAGGCCTGGACCTACGACAACATCGCCGCGATGAAGAAGCAGCTCCGCTCGATCGGGCTGTCGCTGGACTGGAGCCGCGAGATCGCGACCTGCGATCCCTCCTACTACAAGCACCAGCAGAAGCTGTTTCTGGACTTCCTGCGCGAAGGCCTCGCCGAGCGCGAAAAGCGCAAGGTGAACTGGGACCCCGTCGACATGACCGTGCTCGCCAACGAGCAGGTGATCGACGGGAAAGGCTGGCGTTCGGGTGCCGTTGTCGAGCAACGGGAAATGAACCAGTGGGTCTTCAAGATCACGAAGTACTCGCAGGAGCTGCTGTCAGCGCTGGATACGCTGGACCGCTGGCCCGACAAGGTGCGGCTGATGCAGCGCAACTGGATCGGCCGGTCCGAGGGCCTGCTGATCCGCTTCGCACTCGACGCGGCGACGACGCCGGCCGGCGAGAGCGAGCTGAAGATTTTCACGACGCGCCCGGACACGCTGTTCGGCGCGAAGTTCATGGCGATCTCGGCCGATCATCCGCTGGCGCAGGCGGCCGCCGCCAAAAACCCTGCGCTCGCCGAGTTCATCGGTGAGATCAAAAAGATCGGCACCGCGCAGGAAGTGATCGACACCGCCGAGAAGCAGGGTTTTGACACCGGCATCCGCGCGGTTCACCCGTTCGATCCCTCCTGGAAGCTGCCGGTCTATGTCGCCAACTTCGTGCTGATGGAATACGGCACCGGCGCCATTTTCGGCTGTCCCGCCCACGACCAGCGCGACCTCGACTTCGTCAACAAGTATGCTCTCGGCAACACGCCGGTGGTGTGCCCCGAGGGCCAGGATCCGAAGACGTTTGTCATCACCGATACCGCCTATGACGGTGACGGCCGCATGATCAATTCGCGCTTCCTCGACGGCATGACCATCGATCAGGCCAAGGACGACGTGGCGAAGCGTCTCGAGACTGAGCTGCGCGGCAACGCGCCGGTCGGCGAGCGCCAGGTGAACTTCCGCCTGCGCGACTGGGGCATTTCGCGCCAGCGCTATTGGGGCTGCCCGATCCCCGTCATCCACTGTCCGAAGTGCGACGTGGTGCCGGTGCCGGATTCCGAGCTGCCGGTGGTGCTGCCGGAGGATGTGAGCTTCGACAAGCCGGGCAACGCGCTCGATCATCATCCGACCTGGAAGCACGTGACCTGTCCGCAATGCGGCGGCAAGGCGCAGCGTGAAACCGACACCATGGACACCTTCGTGGATTCGTCCTGGTACTTTGCGCGTTTCACCGATCCCTGGAACGAGAACGCGCCGACGACGCCAGAGGTCGCCAACCGGATGCTGCCGGTCGACCAGTATATCGGCGGTGTCGAGCACGCGATCCTACATCTGCTCTACAGCCGCTTCTTCACGCGCGCGATGAAGGCGACCGGGCACATCGCATTGGACGAGCCGTTCGCCGGCATGTTCACGCAGGGTATGGTGGTGCACGAGACCTATCAGAAGGCCGACGGCACCTACGTCCAGCCGGTCGAGGTGAAGGTCGAGACCGGCGCCAACGGCCGCCGCGCCACGCTGCTGACGTCAGGTGAAGACATCCAGATCGGCCCGATCGAGAAGATGTCGAAGTCGAAGAAGAACACGGTCGATCCCGACGACATCATCGAGACCTATGGCGCCGACGTCGCGCGCTGGTTCATGCTGTCGGATTCCCCGCCCGAGCGCGACGTGATCTGGAGCGACGAGCGCGTCCAGGGCGCCTCTCGCTTCGTGCAGCGGCTGTGGCGGCTGGTGAGCGACTCTGTTGAAGCCGGCAAGGCCGCGCCGGCGGCCCGGCCCGCCAGCTTCGGCCCGGACGCCACCGCCTTGCGCAAGGCCGCCCATGGCGCGCTGGACAAGGTCACCACCGGGATCGAGCGCCTGCACTTCAACGTCTGCCTCGCCCATATCCGCGAATTCACCAATTCATTCGCGGAGGTCTTGCAGCGCCCCGGCCAGCCGGCCCCAGATTTGGCCTGGGCGATCCGGGAGGCCAGCCAGATCCTGGTCCAGCTGTTCTCCCCGATGATGCCGCACCTGGCTGAGGAGTGCTGGCAGGTTCTCGGGCACAGCGGGCTGGTTTCCGAGGTCAATTGGCCCCAAATCGAACGCGATTTGCTGGTTGAAGACAGTGTGACCCTGGTGGTTCAGGTCAACGGCAAGAAGCGGGGTGAGGTCACAGTTGCAACAGCGGCCGAGAATCCGGAAATCGAGGCTGCCGTTTTGGCCCTTGATGCGGTAAAACTGGCCCTGGACGGCAAGCCCGTCCGCAAGGTGATTATCGTCCCCAAGAGGATCGTGAATGTTGTCGGCTAG